In Vicia villosa cultivar HV-30 ecotype Madison, WI linkage group LG7, Vvil1.0, whole genome shotgun sequence, the DNA window AGAGTTTCTctttgcccacaaactgtggaaatttcttattcacttgcaactgcaaattctgtgaatacaagttgTTATTCAAAATAagggttactccctctatttatagttttaagTTTGCTTTCTCCCTAAGTCAAAAACCCAAAACATAAGAgtccaaaatacatattttagacCCAAGTCGAAATAATGTGTGAAGCTAACCACTTCGATAGCTAACATACAATTCGAGAGACTAACTAACTTTTCGACACGTCTTGTGTCAAGCAACAtcctgcttcgacacaaggaattacaatttaacaaTTCTTACCAAACAATTTAATGTGCTCAAGCTtctgaagtttttttttagaatcaatttcatcaatgttCAACCAAAAAATTTTCCTATGTGATTGTAATCGCAATTCTATCACCTTCTACACAAGATTTTAAGAGTTGGTTCAAATAGAATATTGCAAATTTGAACTCCCATTTATGGATGATAATATTATCTTTTTCGAATAAAAAAGTTAAAACTacacacaaaaatataaaaattaatatttgtctGCAATCTGTTGTAACAGAGAGCTAAGTTCTTTTGGTTTGGAAAACATGGCCATATGATCCGAATCATTTATCACACTCACTTCAACATATGGACCACTTCTCTCAATCATCCACATTTGTAAATCATCTATCAATGATATGTCTTCTTTGGTGATAATGAACACTTTAGCCACACTTCCATTTTTGTCCTTGCTAACTTTTGATTCTTTCGCAAATAATTCTTCATTGTTGAAGAGAGGAAAAGGTCTTACCAACGATAATGAAAGCGTCAAATCCTACATGTTAGTTGAATTTTTTAACTATGTTtggtaaaatataatattttcaaaCAACTAAAATTCAATTGAAATTGGTTTTACCTCAAGTGGTGATAATTGGAACATTTGAGATTCCATATATTTGGGTCCAAATAGTAAAGCTGTTGGAGGGTTATTATTTCCATTAAAGAACAAACGTTTTGTGTCCATCGACCAATCCTTTTTTCCATCTCTTCTTCTCACAAGCTGCATATAGAGGACCATAAATTCATTTTAAATGAATCCATactattaaaaaaacttaaaattaaccAATTTAGTTGGTAACTGTAAAGACATTCGAATACAATTACAACGGATAACTCGTGACAtctcacttatttattttaacaaaaataaaattatacccTCATTATTAAGAATGGTAAAATGGATCCGGTCCATCAGACATGTCTGTTTTATCTGCATTTTTTGGGAATAGATCAAAGTTTTAGACTCATACATTCAATTTTGTCTACTCCGCACAACTCCGATTTTCTTCAGGTTTTTACAGATACAAACATTTAGATGAACTTTACAATTTTTATGCTTTAGAGGACTGGTCGGACTTGCCTTATCCCTCCCTCATTTACTATGCCCATTCCGTCCCACCTCATATGCGGGCTTTTCCGAGGCTAAGGTTAAACGGGCCAACATACATTTTGTCACTTTTACTCTTAATTTCTTATTATAAGTCAATTTTGATTTTTAGGATTCAGTATATACATAAATTATTCAAACaactttaaaaattataataaaaaacagaggaATTAATCCAACTAAaccaaaaaaaacttaaaatagcaa includes these proteins:
- the LOC131617991 gene encoding methyl jasmonate esterase 1-like, with the translated sequence MVKNHFVLIHGAGYGAWCWYKVSTLLKSVGHDVTSLDLAASGINTKQVQDISSILDYNEPLMTFMESLPSDEKVILVGHSFGGINISMAMERFPHKISVAVFVAAFVISEDLTYPHIVQELVRRRDGKKDWSMDTKRLFFNGNNNPPTALLFGPKYMESQMFQLSPLEDLTLSLSLVRPFPLFNNEELFAKESKVSKDKNGSVAKVFIITKEDISLIDDLQMWMIERSGPYVEVSVINDSDHMAMFSKPKELSSLLQQIADKY